The following coding sequences lie in one Sphingomonas sp. M1-B02 genomic window:
- a CDS encoding S1C family serine protease — protein sequence MMRRLLLLVALLLAWTAPARADDISAAGRGVVRIVTIAVVDDEVVGFGHGSGFAVAPNRIVTNAHVVELADRYPDNVVIGVVPSEGDKSFRGRLVAIDKDRDLALIEFPGARLAPLTLFTGAPAEGETLIALGYPGNVDLATARSAADFITPQSPVRSQGGFAGGRLLQGTSVLLHTASIARGNSGGPLLDRCGRVLGVNSAITRGDEGDASFAFAIAGKEVADFLREAKQPIASVAVPCTSVEEAMAAERNADEKARLEAEQTARAAAAQSASEREEALALARARNSATRENFMAGAAVMLVLGALALGGAGLLLSRDRRREAIGVAVGGGVLMAGAVALFLSRPGFDESAIAAVPKTKAAVGPSESERGRMVCTLIPERSRVTVTAIDKVDLDLGADGCINGRTQYAEAGTHWQRILVPEQEQSVSVLDYDPATRIYTNTRYLLSAEQMTKARQLRAGVPLKSCSADQAARAALATQQQALRAALPPVYNEKLTYRCSPALTGPPAVAPTGASTP from the coding sequence ATGATGCGTCGGTTGCTGCTGTTGGTCGCCTTGCTGCTCGCTTGGACCGCTCCCGCACGCGCCGACGACATCTCCGCCGCGGGCCGGGGCGTGGTGCGGATCGTCACGATCGCAGTGGTGGACGACGAAGTGGTCGGCTTCGGCCACGGCAGCGGCTTCGCGGTCGCGCCCAATCGCATCGTCACCAACGCGCATGTCGTCGAGCTGGCCGATCGCTATCCCGACAATGTCGTGATCGGCGTGGTGCCGTCCGAAGGCGACAAGTCGTTCCGCGGCCGGCTGGTCGCGATCGACAAGGATCGCGACCTGGCACTGATCGAATTCCCCGGCGCGCGGCTCGCCCCGCTCACGCTCTTTACGGGCGCTCCGGCCGAGGGGGAGACGCTGATCGCCTTGGGTTATCCCGGCAATGTCGATCTCGCTACCGCGCGCTCGGCGGCGGATTTCATCACGCCGCAATCGCCGGTACGCTCGCAGGGCGGTTTCGCCGGCGGCCGCCTGCTCCAGGGCACCAGCGTGCTGCTTCATACGGCAAGCATCGCCCGCGGCAATTCGGGTGGCCCGCTGCTCGATCGCTGCGGCCGGGTGCTCGGCGTCAATTCGGCGATCACCCGCGGCGACGAGGGCGATGCGAGCTTCGCCTTCGCGATCGCCGGCAAGGAGGTCGCCGATTTCCTGCGCGAGGCCAAGCAGCCGATCGCGTCGGTCGCGGTACCCTGCACCAGCGTCGAAGAGGCGATGGCGGCCGAACGCAACGCCGACGAGAAGGCGCGGCTCGAGGCAGAGCAGACCGCGCGCGCCGCCGCCGCCCAGTCGGCCAGCGAGCGCGAAGAAGCGCTCGCTCTGGCACGCGCCCGCAACAGCGCGACGCGCGAGAATTTCATGGCCGGGGCGGCGGTGATGCTGGTCCTGGGCGCGCTCGCGCTGGGCGGCGCCGGGCTGCTATTGTCGCGCGACCGGAGACGCGAAGCGATCGGCGTGGCGGTCGGCGGCGGTGTGTTGATGGCGGGCGCGGTGGCGCTGTTCCTGAGCCGGCCGGGCTTCGATGAATCTGCGATCGCCGCGGTGCCCAAGACCAAAGCCGCCGTCGGCCCCAGCGAAAGCGAGCGCGGCCGGATGGTGTGCACCCTGATCCCCGAGCGCAGCCGCGTTACCGTGACGGCGATCGACAAGGTCGATCTCGATCTGGGCGCCGACGGCTGCATCAACGGCCGCACCCAATATGCCGAAGCGGGAACACATTGGCAGCGCATCCTGGTGCCCGAGCAGGAACAGTCGGTCTCGGTGCTCGATTACGATCCGGCGACGCGCATCTACACCAACACCCGCTATCTGCTCTCCGCCGAACAGATGACGAAGGCGCGCCAGCTCCGCGCCGGGGTTCCGCTCAAGAGCTGTTCGGCCGATCAGGCCGCACGCGCCGCGCTCGCCACCCAGCAACAGGCGCTGCGCGCCGCGCTGCCGCCGGTGTATAACGAGAAGCTGACCTATCGCTGCAGCCCTGCGCTGACCGGGCCGCCGGCGGTGGCTCCGACAGGGGCGTCCACCCCGTAG
- the asd gene encoding archaetidylserine decarboxylase (Phosphatidylserine decarboxylase is synthesized as a single chain precursor. Generation of the pyruvoyl active site from a Ser is coupled to cleavage of a Gly-Ser bond between the larger (beta) and smaller (alpha chains). It is an integral membrane protein.) → MSDRLKVLLQYLLPKQVLTSFAGRVARARGGAMTTRLIRWFVARYGVDMREAAEPDIAAYASFNDFFTRPLKHGARPLASADFVCPVDGAISQFGAIDDHHILQAKDHRFTTTELIGGDAALAAEFRHGSFANLYLSPRDYHRLHMPCDGRLTRMIYVPGALFSVNPVTARGVPNLFARNERVACVFDSPEHGPFVLVLVGATIVGSIATAWHGVVNPKRTGALCEWRYADQAVVLKKGEEMGRFLLGSTIVMLFRPGAIRFNQDWAPERAVRLGERMGDRPH, encoded by the coding sequence ATGTCCGATCGCCTGAAGGTCCTGCTCCAATATCTGTTGCCGAAGCAGGTACTGACGAGCTTCGCCGGCCGTGTCGCGCGCGCGCGCGGCGGCGCCATGACGACCCGGCTCATCCGCTGGTTCGTGGCCAGATACGGCGTCGATATGCGCGAAGCCGCCGAACCCGACATCGCCGCCTATGCAAGCTTCAACGACTTTTTCACGCGGCCCCTGAAGCATGGCGCGCGCCCGCTGGCGTCAGCCGACTTCGTCTGTCCGGTGGACGGCGCGATCAGCCAGTTCGGCGCGATCGACGACCATCACATCCTGCAGGCGAAGGACCATCGCTTCACGACGACGGAGCTGATCGGCGGCGATGCCGCGCTGGCGGCCGAGTTCCGACATGGCAGCTTCGCCAATCTGTATCTGTCGCCCAGGGACTATCACCGGCTGCACATGCCCTGCGACGGCCGCTTGACCCGGATGATCTATGTCCCCGGCGCCTTGTTCTCGGTAAATCCGGTGACTGCGCGCGGCGTGCCGAACCTGTTCGCGCGCAACGAACGAGTGGCGTGCGTCTTCGACTCGCCCGAACATGGCCCCTTCGTGCTGGTGCTGGTGGGCGCGACGATCGTCGGCAGCATCGCAACCGCATGGCATGGCGTGGTCAATCCGAAGCGGACCGGCGCGCTTTGCGAATGGCGCTATGCCGATCAGGCCGTCGTCCTGAAAAAGGGCGAGGAGATGGGTCGCTTCCTGCTCGGCTCGACGATCGTGATGCTTTTCCGGCCCGGTGCCATCAGGTTCAACCAGGACTGGGCCCCCGAACGGGCGGTGCGCCTTGGCGAAAGAATGGGCGATCGCCCACACTAA
- the rsgA gene encoding ribosome small subunit-dependent GTPase A: MISTEETLAELGWRDHFSAQLSVEEADRCHPVRVMAVHRGKIAVQGVGSQHFVSPYILGARPGDDHPTVGDWLLIDRESGLVTRVLDRLNLFTRRAPGDPRKQQMIAANIDTLFIVASCNQDFSVARLERYLVLAREVGVAPVVVLTKTDLTETPEQFAEAARAIEPGLCVEAVNGRDPASVAHLAAWCGQGQTVALLGSSGVGKSTLVNSLRGSNDIATQPIRAADDTGRHTTTVRAMHRLAWGGWLLDTPGMRELQLTEAAAGVSEVFDDFVLAAQQCRFSNCGHGGEPGCGVRAAIAEGALTLERFDRWQKLADENGGNTARPARYPRSRR, translated from the coding sequence ATGATATCGACCGAAGAGACATTGGCCGAACTGGGCTGGCGTGATCATTTCAGCGCGCAGCTGTCGGTCGAGGAGGCCGATCGCTGCCATCCGGTGCGGGTGATGGCGGTCCATCGCGGCAAGATCGCCGTCCAGGGCGTCGGGTCCCAGCATTTCGTCTCCCCCTATATCCTGGGCGCGCGGCCGGGGGACGATCACCCGACCGTCGGCGACTGGCTGCTGATCGACCGCGAGTCCGGACTGGTCACGCGCGTCCTCGATCGCCTCAACCTGTTCACCCGTCGCGCACCCGGGGATCCGCGCAAGCAGCAGATGATCGCCGCCAACATCGACACGCTGTTCATCGTCGCATCGTGCAACCAGGATTTCAGCGTCGCCCGGCTCGAACGCTATCTGGTGCTCGCGCGCGAGGTCGGCGTGGCGCCGGTCGTCGTCCTGACCAAGACCGATCTGACCGAAACCCCGGAGCAGTTTGCCGAGGCGGCGCGCGCGATCGAGCCCGGGCTGTGCGTCGAGGCCGTCAACGGGCGCGATCCCGCCAGCGTAGCGCACCTCGCCGCTTGGTGCGGGCAGGGGCAGACCGTGGCGTTGCTCGGATCGTCGGGGGTCGGCAAGTCGACGCTCGTCAACAGCCTGCGGGGGTCGAACGACATCGCCACCCAGCCGATCCGCGCTGCCGACGACACCGGTCGTCACACCACGACCGTCCGGGCGATGCACCGGCTCGCCTGGGGCGGGTGGCTGCTCGACACGCCGGGCATGCGCGAGCTGCAGCTCACCGAAGCGGCCGCGGGCGTTTCGGAAGTGTTCGACGATTTCGTCCTGGCCGCGCAGCAGTGCCGCTTTTCGAATTGCGGGCATGGCGGCGAGCCCGGCTGCGGCGTGCGGGCGGCGATCGCCGAAGGCGCCCTCACGCTCGAACGGTTCGACCGTTGGCAAAAGCTTGCAGACGAGAATGGCGGGAACACCGCACGCCCTGCAAGATATCCGCGTTCCCGGCGCTGA
- a CDS encoding FadR/GntR family transcriptional regulator — protein sequence MIAAEKPRGAVPAGGAERLYQKLARHLFEDLAGGRYAVGDRLPAERELSIQHGVSRPAVREAMIALEVQGLIEVRLGSGAYVRALPGARDRPDFTVTAFELMEARLLVEGEAAALAAVHIRDDELDELDRLVEQMADENRLPGVTTDADQAFHLLIATATRNAVIHSQIAQMWRLRSTSPDCALLLAKARTANIQPVVAEHSVVVDALRARDPAGARAAMRAHLASVIDHLLFTTEEDAIELARRSIASTRARYGRAATL from the coding sequence TTGATCGCTGCCGAAAAACCCCGGGGCGCAGTGCCGGCCGGCGGCGCCGAGCGCCTGTATCAGAAACTCGCGCGGCACTTGTTCGAGGATCTGGCGGGCGGCCGCTATGCGGTGGGCGACAGACTCCCCGCCGAGCGCGAACTTTCGATCCAACATGGAGTCAGCCGTCCAGCGGTGCGCGAAGCGATGATCGCGCTCGAGGTCCAGGGCCTGATCGAGGTTCGGCTCGGCTCGGGCGCCTATGTGCGTGCATTGCCGGGGGCACGGGATCGTCCGGATTTCACCGTCACCGCGTTCGAGTTGATGGAAGCGCGCTTGCTGGTCGAAGGCGAGGCGGCGGCGCTTGCGGCCGTGCATATCCGCGACGACGAACTCGACGAGCTGGACCGGCTGGTGGAGCAGATGGCCGACGAAAATCGGTTGCCGGGGGTGACCACCGATGCCGACCAGGCCTTTCACCTGCTGATCGCGACCGCGACGCGCAACGCTGTGATTCACAGCCAGATCGCCCAGATGTGGCGGCTGCGCTCCACCTCGCCAGACTGTGCATTGCTGCTAGCCAAGGCGCGGACGGCAAACATCCAGCCCGTCGTGGCGGAGCATAGTGTAGTGGTGGACGCGCTGCGCGCCCGCGATCCTGCGGGGGCGCGTGCGGCGATGCGTGCGCACCTCGCGTCGGTCATCGATCACTTGCTCTTCACGACCGAGGAGGATGCGATCGAGCTCGCCCGTCGCAGCATCGCCTCTACCCGGGCACGCTATGGACGCGCCGCAACGTTGTAG
- a CDS encoding glycoside hydrolase family 2 TIM barrel-domain containing protein yields MAMLPSGAVAGGPTLPGTAAAEAASPRQVTSLTSGWRFRFGGDAAGVTDATFDDSDWERVELPHTWNRLGEYALTRSPQSNMEQGVGWYRLALKAPARARGQRQVIQFDGVGAVADVWVNGVRVGGHAGAFSTFRFDITDQLRPGAANRIVVKADNSKPAPGSATADVIPLGGDFFVHGGIYRGVSLLTVDAAQFDTLDHGGPGIYLSTPQVTEGSASVALLARLRNAGAARRTLTMNSRILDASGAVVASDRAPATLTANGTLELRRAMTIARPILWQGRENPYLYRVVAELVDRGRVVDRVEQPLGVRTFAFDPDKGFILNGKPTPLHGASRHQDRQGKGWALSAQDHAEDMAIMAEMGVNTVRHAHYQHAQAWSDEADKAGMVVKAELPFVHQSSLGDGPPTAALIANARAQLVELIRQNYNHPSVMIWSVGNEIDIGAAINALRRGGKGPNAQSRAMLVELNALARSEDPSRPTAYADCCEATPSPLSRPGAEVLNDVTDVIGLNRYFGWYYGKSGDAAAALGALHAKYPNRSIMLTEYGAGGALTQHSDNVLGGPVNANGRPHPEAFQAYVHEETWKALKQQDYLGATWIWNMFDFASNSREEGDAIDLNDKGLVSYDRKIRKDAFYFYKANWSTEPVLHLTGRRYVDRAYPVAEVRAYSNADAVSLTVNGAQIGTVSCPDRICVWPGVALKAGENAVTATATVAGKPLSDTIRWTAPDASAGLHIRAGSLTGLTSAAGVRFGSDSFFVGGAVPEMRMGARGKPAPSEVKGTGDAELYGSYREGDFVYELPLPDGRWMVTLHMFEPDPAKAATRTFDVAANGVNMVSKFNPAQAAGGPMIAVTRTFPVRVTSGKLSLRFTGVGGPSLVSAIAVVPDKGGARR; encoded by the coding sequence ATGGCCATGCTTCCCTCGGGTGCGGTCGCGGGTGGTCCGACTCTCCCGGGAACGGCCGCCGCAGAGGCGGCAAGCCCGCGTCAGGTGACGTCGCTGACCTCCGGCTGGCGCTTCCGCTTCGGCGGCGATGCGGCGGGCGTGACCGACGCGACCTTCGACGATAGCGACTGGGAGCGTGTCGAACTGCCGCACACGTGGAACCGGCTGGGCGAATATGCGCTCACTCGCTCGCCCCAGAGCAATATGGAGCAGGGCGTCGGCTGGTATCGGCTGGCGCTGAAAGCCCCGGCCCGCGCCAGGGGGCAGCGTCAGGTGATCCAGTTCGACGGGGTCGGCGCGGTCGCGGACGTGTGGGTCAACGGGGTGCGGGTCGGCGGCCATGCCGGCGCCTTCTCGACCTTCCGCTTCGACATCACCGACCAGCTGCGCCCCGGCGCGGCGAACAGGATCGTGGTCAAGGCCGACAACAGCAAGCCTGCCCCCGGCAGCGCCACCGCCGATGTCATCCCGCTCGGCGGCGATTTCTTCGTCCATGGCGGCATCTATCGCGGGGTGTCGCTTCTCACCGTCGATGCCGCGCAGTTCGACACGCTCGATCATGGCGGCCCGGGCATCTACCTCAGCACCCCCCAGGTGACCGAAGGCTCGGCCAGCGTCGCGCTGCTCGCGCGGCTGCGCAACGCCGGGGCGGCGCGGCGCACGCTGACCATGAACAGCCGGATCCTCGACGCAAGCGGCGCAGTCGTCGCCAGCGACAGGGCCCCCGCGACCCTGACCGCGAACGGCACGCTCGAGCTGCGGCGCGCGATGACGATCGCACGGCCGATCCTCTGGCAGGGGCGCGAGAATCCCTATCTCTACCGGGTGGTCGCCGAACTGGTCGACCGCGGCCGCGTCGTCGATCGGGTCGAACAGCCGCTCGGCGTGCGCACCTTCGCCTTCGATCCCGACAAGGGCTTCATCCTGAATGGCAAGCCGACCCCTCTACACGGCGCCTCGCGCCACCAGGATCGCCAGGGCAAGGGTTGGGCGCTGAGCGCGCAGGACCATGCCGAGGATATGGCGATCATGGCCGAGATGGGCGTGAACACCGTCCGTCACGCGCATTATCAGCATGCACAGGCATGGAGCGACGAAGCCGACAAGGCAGGGATGGTCGTGAAGGCCGAGCTGCCGTTCGTGCACCAATCGTCGCTGGGCGACGGCCCGCCGACCGCCGCGCTGATCGCCAATGCCCGCGCCCAGCTCGTCGAGCTGATCCGCCAGAACTATAACCACCCCTCGGTCATGATCTGGTCGGTCGGCAACGAGATCGATATCGGCGCCGCGATCAACGCGCTGCGCAGGGGCGGCAAAGGGCCCAACGCCCAATCGCGCGCCATGCTCGTCGAGCTGAACGCGCTGGCGCGAAGCGAAGACCCGAGCCGCCCCACCGCCTATGCCGATTGCTGCGAGGCCACGCCCTCGCCGCTCTCGCGCCCGGGTGCGGAAGTTCTGAACGATGTAACCGACGTGATCGGCCTCAATCGTTATTTCGGTTGGTATTACGGGAAATCCGGCGATGCCGCGGCCGCTCTAGGCGCGCTGCATGCCAAATATCCGAACCGTTCGATCATGCTGACCGAATATGGCGCGGGCGGCGCGCTGACCCAGCATAGCGACAACGTGCTGGGCGGGCCCGTCAATGCGAATGGCAGGCCGCATCCGGAAGCGTTCCAGGCCTATGTCCACGAGGAAACCTGGAAGGCGCTGAAGCAGCAGGATTATCTGGGCGCCACCTGGATCTGGAACATGTTCGACTTCGCGTCGAACAGCCGCGAGGAAGGCGATGCGATCGACCTCAACGACAAGGGGCTGGTCAGCTACGATCGCAAGATCCGCAAGGACGCCTTCTATTTCTACAAGGCCAATTGGTCCACCGAGCCGGTGCTCCATCTGACCGGCCGCCGCTATGTCGACCGCGCCTATCCGGTCGCTGAGGTGCGCGCCTACAGCAACGCCGATGCCGTCAGCCTGACGGTCAACGGCGCGCAGATCGGCACGGTTTCCTGCCCCGACCGTATCTGCGTCTGGCCCGGCGTTGCGCTGAAGGCAGGGGAGAATGCCGTGACAGCGACGGCCACCGTCGCCGGCAAGCCCCTATCGGACACGATCCGCTGGACTGCGCCCGACGCGTCCGCCGGGCTGCATATTCGTGCCGGAAGCCTGACGGGGCTCACGTCCGCTGCTGGTGTGCGGTTCGGATCGGATAGCTTCTTCGTCGGCGGCGCCGTTCCCGAAATGCGCATGGGCGCGCGCGGGAAGCCGGCGCCGAGCGAAGTGAAGGGGACCGGCGACGCCGAGCTCTACGGATCCTATCGCGAGGGAGATTTCGTCTATGAGCTGCCGCTGCCCGACGGGCGCTGGATGGTGACGCTGCACATGTTCGAGCCCGATCCGGCTAAGGCAGCGACGCGGACCTTCGACGTCGCCGCAAATGGCGTCAATATGGTCTCGAAGTTCAATCCGGCGCAGGCGGCCGGCGGCCCGATGATTGCAGTCACACGCACGTTCCCGGTGCGCGTGACGAGCGGCAAGCTATCGCTCCGCTTCACCGGCGTCGGCGGGCCGTCGCTGGTGTCGGCGATCGCCGTGGTGCCGGATAAGGGCGGCGCTCGCCGCTAG